In a genomic window of Armatimonadota bacterium:
- a CDS encoding CPBP family intramembrane metalloprotease, which translates to MGKDRVTSLVTALVAGAVIFGLYRFQAEYHEYHDYLVTNVAALLWVPMLSVMLILRREPDSFGFGLGDMRHGMRLAAVLYFAVLPFLIYASTRSDFRQYYPIQKWAGDSLYLFAYFELTYGMYLFCWEFFFRGFTLFGLSRSLGGLIAVLAQAAGFGLLHLGKPPQEVLASFGAGIILGFLALRSKSFLPCFVVHWAAAFTFDVLIILGKRGAF; encoded by the coding sequence ATGGGCAAGGATCGCGTGACATCGCTCGTGACCGCGCTGGTCGCCGGGGCTGTCATCTTTGGACTGTACAGGTTCCAAGCCGAATACCACGAGTACCACGACTACCTGGTGACGAATGTCGCTGCTCTGCTATGGGTGCCGATGCTGTCCGTGATGCTGATCCTGCGGCGGGAGCCCGACTCGTTCGGGTTCGGCCTTGGAGACATGCGGCACGGAATGCGTCTGGCGGCGGTTCTCTATTTCGCCGTGCTGCCGTTCCTCATCTACGCCTCCACGCGCAGTGACTTCCGTCAGTACTACCCGATTCAGAAATGGGCCGGAGACAGTCTCTATTTGTTCGCTTACTTCGAACTCACCTACGGCATGTATCTCTTCTGCTGGGAGTTCTTCTTCCGGGGCTTCACGCTGTTCGGCCTCTCCAGGTCGCTAGGAGGGTTGATTGCTGTTCTCGCGCAGGCGGCCGGGTTCGGCTTGCTGCACCTGGGCAAGCCTCCCCAGGAGGTGCTTGCTTCATTCGGTGCGGGGATCATCCTCGGCTTTCTGGCGCTGAGATCGAAGTCCTTCCTGCCGTGCTTCGTCGTCCATTGGGCGGCGGCGTTTACATTCGACGTACTGATCATCCTTGGGAAGAGGGGCGCGTTCTAA
- the lexA gene encoding transcriptional repressor LexA, translated as MSKLLTARQRAVLEFVVRFTNEKGYPPSIREIGAEFGIKSLRGVTVHLDALERKGFIRRESLSRGIKVLRPSVEPAAEGLARVPILGTIAAGAPLLAIDNMEGELSVPRSMLHNADTVFALRVRGDSMVGAHILEGDFVIIRAQQTADDGDLVAALLGDEATVKRLRLHDGSAVLAPENPAYCPIAMGERDCRLIGRVIALVRGY; from the coding sequence ATGTCGAAACTGCTCACGGCCAGACAGCGCGCTGTGCTGGAGTTCGTCGTCAGATTCACAAACGAAAAGGGCTACCCCCCATCGATACGCGAGATCGGCGCGGAGTTCGGGATCAAGAGCCTCAGGGGAGTCACGGTCCATCTAGACGCGCTCGAACGGAAGGGCTTCATCCGGAGGGAGAGCCTCTCCAGAGGCATCAAGGTGCTGCGTCCGTCAGTCGAGCCGGCTGCCGAGGGTCTCGCCCGGGTGCCGATACTCGGCACGATCGCCGCCGGCGCGCCTCTGCTGGCAATCGACAACATGGAGGGCGAGCTCTCCGTACCGAGATCCATGCTGCACAATGCCGACACGGTCTTCGCACTGCGCGTCAGGGGCGACAGCATGGTGGGCGCTCACATCCTGGAAGGCGATTTCGTCATCATCCGCGCGCAACAGACGGCGGATGACGGGGACCTTGTTGCGGCGCTACTCGGAGATGAAGCGACGGTCAAGCGGTTGAGGCTGCACGACGGGAGCGCGGTGCTCGCGCCGGAGAACCCCGCTTACTGCCCGATTGCGATGGGTGAGCGGGACTGCAGGCTGATAGGACGGGTCATCGCGCTGGTGCGAGGATACTAG